The sequence TCCGCATGATGAGGATAAAAGGCCGATCCTTCTATCTCTTATGGTGTCCAAGGCGAATCTTACGGCTTTTAACTGGAATGGTCGAAAACTCTGGTAAGGAAAATATTTCTTAATCAATCTATGAATCTCATCTTCACCTTTCATCATCAATTTTATTTCTTCATCAGACATCTTTTTCAGGAAGGTTCCACATTTACGGCAGAAATGACTCTTCACATAATCTTTGAAGGAGTAGGTTTCATCACATCGCCTGCAGAGGTATAATGTTTTCGAAGACAACCTATAACACAAACTTACCGTATGTTTCTTAATATGTCCAGCATCTTTCTAGAGTTTATGAGCATAGCATGGTTGTTGTTGAAGAATATGTAGGCTTTCCTAGGTTTGGCTTCAAGGACTCTCCCAGCAACATCACTCAACTCTTCATCGCTGTATAGGTGTGAGTACCATTCGCTTCTACCATGCATCCTCTCATAGACCAGTCCGTTCGTATTGTAGACTTGGAGGGTGAAGTCTGGTGAGTCGACACTTACCCATGTCAAACCTAACCTTGAAGCCCAATCCAGCCACTCTTCACCGAACCATTTATGGTTTCTAACCTCGAGGGCGAATCTTTCTTTGAGCTCTGTTCTCTCGAAGAATCTCTCTATTGCAGGGGCGGATTTAGGGGTTGTAGACGG is a genomic window of Candidatus Bathyarchaeota archaeon containing:
- a CDS encoding DUF72 domain-containing protein — protein: MECYVGTSGWFYSWNEEGSLDWYVANSGLNAVELNASFYRFPYPNMIKSWAIKGKGLRWAVKVNRLITHTFKFNDRALQSWMKFQNLFKPLESNIDFYLFQLPPSTTPKSAPAIERFFERTELKERFALEVRNHKWFGEEWLDWASRLGLTWVSVDSPDFTLQVYNTNGLVYERMHGRSEWYSHLYSDEELSDVAGRVLEAKPRKAYIFFNNNHAMLINSRKMLDILRNIR